One genomic segment of Hordeum vulgare subsp. vulgare chromosome 2H, MorexV3_pseudomolecules_assembly, whole genome shotgun sequence includes these proteins:
- the LOC123430587 gene encoding metallothiol transferase FosB-like, which produces MGLPAQEQQQPEPEPALPLVRLNHVAFSCASVEDSIDFYRRVLGFQLIQRPASLDFGGAWMHRYGMGIHLLQRGAGCDAPPMSPAINPKGNHISFQCSDMALTKARLRDMNLEVVTARVWDGETTVEQLFFHDPDGNVIEICNCEDLPVVPLAPPARLAKPTVQMNVHP; this is translated from the exons ATGGGCCTCCCCGCtcaggagcagcagcagcctgAGCCTGAACCCGCCCTGCCGCTCGTCCGCCTGAACCACGTCGCCTTCTCGTGCGCGTCCGTCGAGGACTCCATCGACTTCTACCGACGCGTGCTCGGCTTCCAGCTGATCCAACGCCCGGCGTCCCTGGACTTCGGGGGAGCATG GATGCATAGATACGGCATGGGCATACATCTCCTGCAGCGGGGCGCCGGTTGCGACGCGCCTCCGATGTCGCCGGCGATCAACCCGAAGGGCAACCACATATCGTTCCAG TGCTCGGACATGGCGCTGACGAAGGCGAGGCTGCGCgacatgaacctggaggtggtcacCGCGAGGGTGTGGGACGGCGAGACGACGGTGGAGCAGCTCTTCTTCCACGACCCGGACGGGAACGTGATCGAGATCTGCAACTGCGAAGACCTTCCCGTGGTGCCCCTTGCTCCACCTGCTCGCCTTGCCAAACCGACGGTGCAGATGAACGTGCATCCCTAG